A DNA window from Thermosynechococcaceae cyanobacterium Okahandja contains the following coding sequences:
- a CDS encoding diguanylate cyclase — MVDTLSPSKGNILLVDDLPENLQLLSDLLVKVGYTVRSVTSGRMALKTVRVKQPDIVLLDIKMPEMDGYQVCAAFKADPDLKDIPIIFISALDDVLDKVKAFAVGGVDYITKPFHVEEVVARIEGPLTIQRQQRQLQQEVRKRREAEEVLYQSRSLLASVLNCSLDGIAALQAVREPTTGTIEDFRCLVVNPVIARMLNRDRDELVGRMGFRKFLKRFHFSLDLFQALAAVVETGNPLSEDIEITPEDESPSWYHLAAVKLGDGVATTLKDITERKAIEVALRHANQKLEELANSDGLTGIANRRCFDSRLQSEWARLTREQQPLSLIMLDIDSFKEFNDHYGHLAGDDCLVLIAQALAKTIKRSADLVARYGGEEFAILLPNTDAAGVIQVAQNIQEIIKTLAIPHQKSPIQTTVTASLGLATLVPQQTTAPETLVNLADRSLYEAKQQGRNCYVAATTDTVIRCTSLESG; from the coding sequence ATGGTTGATACTCTCTCCCCCAGTAAAGGCAACATTCTCTTGGTGGATGATCTGCCGGAAAACCTACAGCTTCTCAGTGACTTACTGGTGAAGGTGGGTTATACCGTGCGCAGTGTCACCAGCGGTCGCATGGCCTTAAAAACGGTGCGGGTCAAGCAACCCGATATTGTACTGCTCGATATAAAAATGCCAGAAATGGATGGCTACCAAGTCTGCGCTGCCTTCAAGGCGGATCCAGACCTCAAGGACATCCCCATTATTTTCATCAGCGCCCTTGACGATGTGCTCGATAAGGTGAAGGCGTTTGCTGTGGGCGGGGTGGACTACATCACCAAGCCATTCCACGTTGAAGAGGTCGTCGCCCGCATTGAGGGGCCATTGACCATTCAACGCCAACAGCGGCAACTGCAACAGGAAGTGCGCAAACGGCGTGAGGCGGAGGAGGTTCTCTACCAGTCGCGATCGCTCCTTGCCAGTGTTCTGAACTGTTCCTTAGATGGGATTGCGGCCCTACAGGCGGTGCGGGAACCAACAACAGGCACCATTGAAGACTTCCGCTGTCTAGTGGTCAACCCGGTCATTGCCCGCATGTTGAATCGCGATCGCGATGAATTGGTAGGGCGCATGGGGTTTCGTAAATTTCTCAAACGGTTTCACTTCAGCCTTGATCTTTTTCAAGCCTTGGCAGCGGTGGTCGAAACCGGCAATCCCCTGTCTGAAGACATTGAAATTACCCCCGAAGACGAATCCCCTAGCTGGTATCACCTTGCCGCCGTGAAGTTGGGGGATGGGGTTGCCACAACCCTCAAGGATATTACCGAGCGCAAGGCCATAGAGGTGGCGCTGCGCCATGCCAACCAAAAACTTGAAGAACTGGCCAATTCAGATGGTTTGACCGGAATTGCCAATCGTCGCTGCTTTGATAGTCGCCTCCAATCAGAGTGGGCGCGGCTGACCCGCGAACAGCAGCCCCTGTCGCTGATTATGTTGGACATTGACTCGTTTAAGGAGTTTAATGACCACTACGGCCACCTCGCTGGGGATGATTGCCTAGTGCTTATTGCCCAAGCACTGGCGAAAACCATTAAACGTTCAGCGGATTTGGTGGCGCGCTATGGGGGTGAGGAATTTGCCATCCTACTGCCCAATACGGATGCCGCAGGCGTCATTCAGGTTGCGCAGAACATTCAAGAGATCATCAAAACCTTGGCTATCCCCCACCAAAAATCGCCCATTCAAACGACGGTCACGGCCAGCTTAGGGCTGGCGACCTTAGTTCCTCAGCAAACGACGGCACCCGAAACCCTCGTCAACCTCGCCGATCGCTCCCTTTACGAGGCCAAACAACAGGGGCGCAATTGTTACGTTGCTGCAACCACCGACACGGTCATTCGCTGCACTTCGCTAGAATCAGGCTAA
- a CDS encoding CHASE2 domain-containing serine/threonine-protein kinase translates to MTRSWPKWLPLPAVVTTLSVAALVIGVRQLGLLQQTELNFYDLYVRSRPAPEPDPRILTVLVTEQDIQAQKTWPLPDATVADLLTRLNAASPRAIGLDIFRDIPQPPGHEQIRNILSLNPRIIPVCKSAGETADQPEVPPPPSIPAEQVPERVGFADIPLDNDGVIRRNLFVINNENAQRCTTPFSFALMLALRYLEQEPDQRIDLTNDGLTLNNVHFAPLTRDAGGYVGVDDRGMQTLLKYRSGSSVSRTVSLMDVLTGRVSDDLIRNRVVLIGVSAPSIKDIFLTPYSGSDAVTQQMPGVIVHAQMVSQFLSAALDNEEPIWYWPLPLVLAWILLWAGVGSALGWWLRQPLWLVAAVGAGVIILLGGGFAVFVLGNGWIPVVPPLIALILSSVGMVGYVGYQAQQEQKSFQEKVKEQEKALALMRSLMAENTAALNEALQQPTEITGKPRSLLGGRYKIQKVLGAGGFGRTYLAQDTQRPGKPICVVKHLRPSRNDERFMQVARRLFNTEAEILEKLGRHDQIPLLLAYVEENQEFYLVQEFIDGQSLSEEVKRKHTEAQAIKLLREMLEVLSFVHSHYVIHRDIKPDNMIRRAADGRLVLIDFGAVKQMQPQEVEKTQGSTVVIGTMGYAPPEQLSGQPTLSSDIYAVGMIVLQALTGIKPRDLPRDPRTGEVDWQSCVTVSDGFAAVLNKMVKFNFSDRYESAKEALQDVRRLSHAIAA, encoded by the coding sequence GTGACCCGTTCATGGCCCAAGTGGCTGCCCCTGCCAGCCGTTGTCACCACCCTAAGCGTTGCCGCTCTTGTGATTGGGGTGCGACAGTTAGGACTGTTGCAGCAAACAGAATTGAATTTCTACGATCTCTACGTGCGATCGCGCCCTGCACCGGAGCCGGATCCGCGCATCCTCACGGTTTTAGTGACCGAGCAGGATATCCAAGCCCAGAAAACATGGCCGCTACCGGATGCTACCGTTGCCGACCTTTTGACCCGCCTCAATGCCGCCAGTCCACGCGCCATTGGCCTAGATATTTTCCGGGATATTCCCCAACCGCCCGGTCACGAGCAAATTCGCAACATTTTGAGCCTCAACCCGCGCATTATTCCCGTCTGCAAGTCCGCAGGCGAAACCGCCGATCAACCCGAGGTGCCGCCGCCCCCCAGTATTCCCGCCGAGCAGGTGCCAGAGCGCGTGGGGTTTGCCGATATTCCCCTCGACAATGATGGCGTTATCCGCCGTAATCTCTTTGTGATTAACAATGAAAATGCGCAGCGGTGTACGACCCCCTTCTCCTTTGCCCTAATGCTGGCGCTGCGCTACCTCGAGCAGGAACCGGATCAACGGATTGATCTGACGAATGATGGCCTCACCCTTAACAATGTTCACTTTGCGCCCCTCACGCGGGACGCTGGCGGCTATGTGGGGGTTGATGATCGCGGGATGCAAACCCTACTGAAGTATCGCTCGGGCAGTAGTGTCAGCCGCACGGTCTCGTTGATGGATGTACTCACCGGTCGAGTCAGTGATGACTTGATTCGCAACCGTGTGGTGTTAATTGGGGTGTCTGCCCCCAGTATCAAGGATATTTTCCTAACCCCCTACAGCGGCAGCGATGCCGTTACTCAGCAAATGCCGGGTGTTATTGTCCACGCCCAGATGGTGAGTCAATTCCTCAGTGCTGCCCTAGATAACGAAGAGCCGATTTGGTACTGGCCCTTACCCCTGGTGTTGGCATGGATCCTGCTGTGGGCGGGGGTCGGTAGTGCCTTGGGCTGGTGGTTGCGGCAGCCGCTGTGGTTAGTGGCGGCAGTCGGCGCTGGTGTCATTATCCTGTTGGGGGGCGGTTTTGCCGTTTTTGTTCTTGGCAATGGCTGGATTCCGGTTGTGCCGCCTCTGATTGCCCTGATCCTCAGCAGTGTGGGTATGGTGGGCTACGTGGGGTATCAAGCCCAGCAGGAGCAAAAATCCTTCCAAGAGAAAGTTAAAGAGCAGGAAAAAGCCCTTGCCCTGATGCGATCGCTCATGGCAGAAAACACGGCGGCGCTAAACGAAGCCCTGCAACAACCCACAGAAATTACCGGCAAACCCCGATCCTTATTGGGCGGGCGCTACAAAATCCAAAAAGTGCTGGGGGCAGGCGGCTTTGGCCGTACCTATTTAGCGCAGGATACCCAGCGCCCGGGCAAACCCATTTGTGTGGTGAAGCATTTGCGCCCTAGCCGCAATGACGAACGCTTTATGCAGGTGGCGCGGCGGCTGTTTAATACCGAAGCCGAAATCCTCGAAAAATTGGGTCGCCACGATCAAATTCCGCTCCTGTTGGCCTACGTCGAAGAAAATCAGGAGTTTTACCTTGTGCAAGAGTTTATTGATGGCCAATCCCTGAGCGAAGAGGTCAAGCGTAAGCACACGGAAGCCCAAGCCATCAAACTGCTGCGAGAGATGCTAGAAGTATTGAGTTTTGTCCACAGCCATTATGTCATCCACCGTGATATTAAGCCCGACAATATGATTCGCCGTGCGGCGGATGGCCGGTTAGTGCTCATTGACTTTGGCGCGGTCAAACAAATGCAGCCCCAAGAAGTCGAGAAAACCCAAGGCAGCACCGTTGTCATTGGCACCATGGGCTATGCCCCCCCTGAACAGTTATCTGGGCAACCCACCCTCAGCAGTGATATTTATGCCGTAGGCATGATTGTGTTGCAAGCCCTCACAGGCATTAAGCCGCGGGATCTGCCCCGGGATCCGCGCACCGGCGAAGTGGATTGGCAGTCCTGTGTCACCGTCAGCGATGGCTTTGCGGCGGTACTGAACAAAATGGTGAAATTTAACTTTAGCGATCGCTATGAGTCGGCCAAGGAAGCCCTGCAGGATGTGCGCCGCCTGAGTCATGCCATTGCTGCGTAA
- a CDS encoding nucleoside deaminase has translation MDEFMAAAIAEAKQGLQEGGIPIGSVLVRQGNIIGRGHNQRVQRGNPILHAEIDCLSNAGRIGTYAGTVLYSTLMPCYLCAGAVVQFGIKKVVAGEAKTFAGARTFMESHGVEVIDLNLEVCQHLMNDFIAQHPRLWFEDIGEL, from the coding sequence ATGGATGAGTTTATGGCGGCGGCGATCGCCGAGGCAAAGCAAGGCTTACAGGAGGGAGGGATCCCCATTGGTTCTGTGTTGGTGCGGCAGGGAAACATTATTGGCCGCGGCCACAACCAGCGGGTGCAGCGGGGCAACCCGATTCTCCACGCTGAAATTGACTGCCTCTCTAATGCCGGGCGCATTGGCACCTACGCCGGCACCGTCCTCTACTCAACCCTGATGCCCTGCTATTTATGTGCTGGCGCTGTGGTGCAGTTTGGTATTAAAAAAGTGGTGGCGGGCGAGGCCAAAACCTTTGCCGGGGCGCGCACGTTTATGGAGAGCCACGGTGTTGAGGTGATTGATTTGAACCTTGAAGTGTGCCAGCACCTCATGAATGACTTTATTGCCCAGCATCCTCGCCTTTGGTTTGAGGATATTGGTGAGCTTTGA